From the genome of Lotus japonicus ecotype B-129 chromosome 6, LjGifu_v1.2, one region includes:
- the LOC130723194 gene encoding GDSL esterase/lipase At5g45670-like isoform X2, producing the protein MACEIKAWLVLSLVLMVACMQHSVLGNSQAVPCLFVFGDSLADSGNNNNLPTLSKANFLPYGIDFPTGPTGRYTNGLNPIDKLAQILGFEKFIPPFANLSGSDILKGVNYASGSAGIRQETGTNLGTNVNMGLQLQHHRTIVSQISTKLGGFHKAVNYLTQCLYYVYIGTNDYEQNYFLPDLFNTSRTYTPEQYAKVLTHQLSHYLKALHHVGARKTVVVSSLLMLLVAQQMKGGNVFLMELHAKIGPSMCFGMEFILVKLQT; encoded by the exons ATGGCTTGTGAGATCAAAGCATGGTTGGTCCTCTCTCTTGTTCTCATGGTTGCCTGCATGCAACATAGTGTTCTTGGGAATTCCCAAGCTGTGCCTTGCCTTTTTGTCTTTGGGGACTCTTTGGCTGATAGCGGAAACAACAACAATCTCCCAACATTGTCAAAAGCAAATTTCTTGCCATATGGGATCGACTTCCCAACCGGCCCAACCGGAAGATATACCAATGGTCTAAATCCCATTGATAAATTAG CCCAAATTTTGGGATTTGAGAAATTCATCCCACCTTTTGCAAACCTCAGTGGCTCAGACATACTCAAAGGTGTTAATTATGCATCCGGTTCAGCAGGAATTCGGCAGGAAACCGGAACCAATTTG GGTACAAATGTCAACATGGGATTACAATTGCAACATCATAGAACCATAGTTTCTCAAATTTCCACCAAACTTGGAGGGTTTCACAAAGCTGTAAACTACCTTACTCAATGCTTGTATTACGTGTACATAGGCACCAATGACTATgaacaaaattattttcttcctgaTTTATTCAACACAAGCCGCACGTACACCCCCGAGCAGTATGCCAAAGTTCTTACTCACCAGCTATCTCATTATTTAAAG GCTCTTCATCATGTTGGGGCAAGAAAGACCGTGGTG GTTTCAAGTTTACTAATGCTCCTTGTTGCACAACAAATGAAAGGGGGAAATGTATTCTTAATGGAACTCCATGCCAAAATAGGACCGAGTATGTGTTTTGGGATGGAATTCATACTAGTGAAGCTGCAAACATAG
- the LOC130726276 gene encoding GDSL esterase/lipase At5g45670-like — MAFESKSWLVLSLAVLMVASCMQQSVLGASQVPCLFVFGNSLSDSGNNNNLNTSAKANFLPYGIDFPTGPTGRYSNGLNPIDKLAQILGFEHFVPPFANLTGSDILKGVDYASGSAGIRKESGKQLGQNIDVGLQLTHHRLIVSKIAHKLGSLDNAVNYLKKCLYYVNIGTNDYEQNYFLPDIFNTSHIYTPQQYSKVLIHQLNHYLQTLHHFGARKTIMVGMDRLGCIPKARLTNNGSCIEKENVAAFLFNDQLKALVDRYNHKILPDSKFIFINSTAIIHDQSHGFTITDAACCQLNTTRGVCLPNLTPCQNRSQYKFWDGIHTTEAANILTATVSYSTSDPNIAHPMNIQKLLSSNSIN; from the exons ATGGCTTTTGAGAGTAAATCATGGTTGGTTCTCTCTCTTGCTGTTCTCATGGTTGCAAGTTGCATGCAACAAAGTGTCCTTGGGGCTTCCCAAGTTCCTTGCCTTTTTGTGTTTGGGAACTCTCTCTCTGATAGTGGAAACAACAACAACCTTAATACATCTGCAAAAGCTAATTTCTTGCCATATGGTATTGACTTCCCAACCGGCCCAACAGGCAGATATAGCAACGGATTAAATCCCATTGACAAATTAG CCCAAATTTTGGGATTTGAGCATTTCGTTCCGCCGTTTGCAAACCTTACTGGCTCAGACATACTTAAAGGTGTTGATTATGCATCCGGTTCAGCTGGAATTCGCAAGGAGAGCGGCAAACAATTG GGTCAGAATATTGACGTTGGATTACAATTAACTCATCACAGACTCATAGTTTCTAAAATTGCCCACAAACTTGGAAGTTTAGACAACGCTGTGAACTACCTTAAGAAGTGCTTGTATTACGTGAATATAGGCACCAATGATTATGAACAAAATTACTTCCTTCCCGATATATTCAATACAAGCCACATTTATACCCCTCAGCAGTATTCTAAAGTTCTTATTCACCAGCTAAATCACTATCTacag ACTCTGCATCATTTTGGGGCAAGAAAGACCATTATGGTTGGAATGGATCGCTTAGGTTGCATTCCAAAGGCTCGTCTGACAAATAATGGATCTTGCATTGAAAAGGAGAATGTTGCCGCATTCCTTTTCAATGATCAGCTTAAAGCTCTTGTGGATCGTTACAACCACAAAATCTTACCTGATTCcaaattcatcttcatcaatagCACAGCCATAATCCATGACCAATCACACG GTTTCACGATTACTGATGCTGCTTGTTGCCAATTAAACACTACAAGAGGAGTTTGTCTTCCTAATCTAACACCATGCCAAAATAGGAGTCAGTATAAGTTCTGGGATGGAATTCACACAACCGAAGCTGCAAACATACTCACTGCAACAGTTTCATATAGTACTTCGGACCCAAACATCGCTCACCCAATGAATATCCAAAAACTTCTTTCATCAAACTCCATAAATTAA
- the LOC130726148 gene encoding GDSL esterase/lipase At1g29670-like isoform X1 — protein sequence MGFETKAWLVLPLLFLLANCLQKCVTGKSQVPCLFIFGDSLSDSGNNNDLPTTAKSNYNPYGIDFPTGPTGRFTNGRTTIDIITQLLGFEDFIPPFANTSGSDILKGVNYASGSAGIRNESGTHLGVCISLGSQLTNHKVIVSQIATRFGNRENAQQYLNRCLYYVSIGSNDYINNYFLPQFYPTSSIYSPEQYAEALIEELSLNLLDLHDIGARKYVLVGLGRLGCTPKAIYTTGNGSCAEEENAAAVIFNAKLKSLVELFNNKLSTISKFIFINSTSIDRENSLVMAWMISVSGISVTDAACCRTTLHGECIPDERPCYNRNEYVFWDDFHPTEAWNLHTAMKSYDTSSNQAFTHPLDIKNLVLEKDLKKESEFINGITSQLSAPA from the exons ATGGGTTTTGAGACCAAGGCATGGTTAGTTTTGCCTCTTCTTTTCTTGCTTGCAAACTGTTTGCAAAAATGCGTCactggaaaatctcaagttccTTGCCTTTTTATCTTCGGGGACTCTTTGTCTGATAGTGGAAACAACAATGACCTTCCAACCACTGCAAAATCTAATTACAATCCATATGGGATCGACTTCCCAACTGGCCCAACTGGAAGATTCACCAATGGCCGGACCACAATTGACATAATTA CTCAACTTCTCGGATTTGAGGATTTCATCCCACCCTTTGCAAACACTAGTGGTTCAGACATACTTAAAGGTGTGAACTATGCATCTGGGTCAGCTGGAATTCGTAATGAGAGTGGCACGCATTTG GGTGTTTGCATCAGCTTGGGATCACAGTTAACAAATCACAAAGTCATAGTTTCTCAAATTGCCACAAGATTCGGAAATCGTGAAAACGCTCAACAATACCTTAACAGGTGCTTGTATTATGTGAGCATAGGCAGCAATGATTACATAAACAATTACTTCCTGCCCCAATTCTACCCAACAAGCAGCATTTATAGTCCTGAGCAGTATGCAGAAGCTCTGATTGAAGAGTTATCTTTGAATTTACTG GATCTACATGACATTGGAGCAAGAAAATATGTGTTGGTTGGGTTGGGCCGTTTAGGCTGCACTCCAAAAGCAATCTATACAACCGGAAACGGGTCTTGCGCTGAAGAGGAGAATGCTGCTGCAGTCATTTTTAATGCCAAACTTAAATCTCTTGTGGAACTTTTCAATAACAAGTTATCTACTATTTCCAAGTTCATCTTCATAAACAGTACATCCATTGACCGAGAGAATTCACTTG TCATGGCATGGATGATCTCAGTCTCAGGTATTTCGGTGACTGATGCTGCTTGCTGCAGAACAACGTTGCATGGAGAGTGTATTCCTGATGAAAGGCCATGCTATAATAGGAATGAATATGTGTTTTGGGATGATTTTCATCCCACAGAGGCTTGGAACCTACACACTGCGATgaagtcttatgatacttcttCTAATCAAGCCTTCACTCACCCATTGGATATCAAGAACCTTGTTCTTGAGAAAGATCTTAAGAAAGAATCGGAGTTCATAAATGGGATCACATCACAGCTCAGTGCTCCTGCATAA
- the LOC130723194 gene encoding GDSL esterase/lipase At5g45670-like isoform X1 has translation MACEIKAWLVLSLVLMVACMQHSVLGNSQAVPCLFVFGDSLADSGNNNNLPTLSKANFLPYGIDFPTGPTGRYTNGLNPIDKLAQILGFEKFIPPFANLSGSDILKGVNYASGSAGIRQETGTNLGTNVNMGLQLQHHRTIVSQISTKLGGFHKAVNYLTQCLYYVYIGTNDYEQNYFLPDLFNTSRTYTPEQYAKVLTHQLSHYLKALHHVGARKTVVVSLDRLGCIPKVFVNGSCIEKQNAAAFLFNDQLKSLVDRFNKKTLKGSKFIFINSTAIIHDKSNGFKFTNAPCCTTNERGKCILNGTPCQNRTEYVFWDGIHTSEAANIVTATISYSTSDSAIAHPTNIKHLVHDILK, from the exons ATGGCTTGTGAGATCAAAGCATGGTTGGTCCTCTCTCTTGTTCTCATGGTTGCCTGCATGCAACATAGTGTTCTTGGGAATTCCCAAGCTGTGCCTTGCCTTTTTGTCTTTGGGGACTCTTTGGCTGATAGCGGAAACAACAACAATCTCCCAACATTGTCAAAAGCAAATTTCTTGCCATATGGGATCGACTTCCCAACCGGCCCAACCGGAAGATATACCAATGGTCTAAATCCCATTGATAAATTAG CCCAAATTTTGGGATTTGAGAAATTCATCCCACCTTTTGCAAACCTCAGTGGCTCAGACATACTCAAAGGTGTTAATTATGCATCCGGTTCAGCAGGAATTCGGCAGGAAACCGGAACCAATTTG GGTACAAATGTCAACATGGGATTACAATTGCAACATCATAGAACCATAGTTTCTCAAATTTCCACCAAACTTGGAGGGTTTCACAAAGCTGTAAACTACCTTACTCAATGCTTGTATTACGTGTACATAGGCACCAATGACTATgaacaaaattattttcttcctgaTTTATTCAACACAAGCCGCACGTACACCCCCGAGCAGTATGCCAAAGTTCTTACTCACCAGCTATCTCATTATTTAAAG GCTCTTCATCATGTTGGGGCAAGAAAGACCGTGGTGGTGAGTTTGGATCGCTTAGGTTGCATTCCAAAGGTTTTTGTAAATGGATCTTGCATTGAAAAGCAAAATGCTGCCGCATTTCTTTTTAATGATCAACTCAAATCTTTAGTGGATCGATTCAATAAGAAAACCTTAAAAGGTTCCAAATTCATCTTTATAAATAGTACGGCCATAATCCACGACAAATCAAATG GTTTCAAGTTTACTAATGCTCCTTGTTGCACAACAAATGAAAGGGGGAAATGTATTCTTAATGGAACTCCATGCCAAAATAGGACCGAGTATGTGTTTTGGGATGGAATTCATACTAGTGAAGCTGCAAACATAGTCACTGCAACAATTTCATATAGTACTTCAGATTCGGCCATCGCTCACCCAACAAATATCAAACACCTTGTTCATGATATCCTTAAATAA
- the LOC130726148 gene encoding GDSL esterase/lipase At1g29670-like isoform X2: MGFETKAWLVLPLLFLLANCLQKCVTGKSQVPCLFIFGDSLSDSGNNNDLPTTAKSNYNPYGIDFPTGPTGRFTNGRTTIDIITQLLGFEDFIPPFANTSGSDILKGVNYASGSAGIRNESGTHLGVCISLGSQLTNHKVIVSQIATRFGNRENAQQYLNRCLYYVSIGSNDYINNYFLPQFYPTSSIYSPEQYAEALIEELSLNLLDLHDIGARKYVLVGLGRLGCTPKAIYTTGNGSCAEEENAAAVIFNAKLKSLVELFNNKLSTISKFIFINSTSIDRENSLVSGISVTDAACCRTTLHGECIPDERPCYNRNEYVFWDDFHPTEAWNLHTAMKSYDTSSNQAFTHPLDIKNLVLEKDLKKESEFINGITSQLSAPA, encoded by the exons ATGGGTTTTGAGACCAAGGCATGGTTAGTTTTGCCTCTTCTTTTCTTGCTTGCAAACTGTTTGCAAAAATGCGTCactggaaaatctcaagttccTTGCCTTTTTATCTTCGGGGACTCTTTGTCTGATAGTGGAAACAACAATGACCTTCCAACCACTGCAAAATCTAATTACAATCCATATGGGATCGACTTCCCAACTGGCCCAACTGGAAGATTCACCAATGGCCGGACCACAATTGACATAATTA CTCAACTTCTCGGATTTGAGGATTTCATCCCACCCTTTGCAAACACTAGTGGTTCAGACATACTTAAAGGTGTGAACTATGCATCTGGGTCAGCTGGAATTCGTAATGAGAGTGGCACGCATTTG GGTGTTTGCATCAGCTTGGGATCACAGTTAACAAATCACAAAGTCATAGTTTCTCAAATTGCCACAAGATTCGGAAATCGTGAAAACGCTCAACAATACCTTAACAGGTGCTTGTATTATGTGAGCATAGGCAGCAATGATTACATAAACAATTACTTCCTGCCCCAATTCTACCCAACAAGCAGCATTTATAGTCCTGAGCAGTATGCAGAAGCTCTGATTGAAGAGTTATCTTTGAATTTACTG GATCTACATGACATTGGAGCAAGAAAATATGTGTTGGTTGGGTTGGGCCGTTTAGGCTGCACTCCAAAAGCAATCTATACAACCGGAAACGGGTCTTGCGCTGAAGAGGAGAATGCTGCTGCAGTCATTTTTAATGCCAAACTTAAATCTCTTGTGGAACTTTTCAATAACAAGTTATCTACTATTTCCAAGTTCATCTTCATAAACAGTACATCCATTGACCGAGAGAATTCACTTG TCTCAGGTATTTCGGTGACTGATGCTGCTTGCTGCAGAACAACGTTGCATGGAGAGTGTATTCCTGATGAAAGGCCATGCTATAATAGGAATGAATATGTGTTTTGGGATGATTTTCATCCCACAGAGGCTTGGAACCTACACACTGCGATgaagtcttatgatacttcttCTAATCAAGCCTTCACTCACCCATTGGATATCAAGAACCTTGTTCTTGAGAAAGATCTTAAGAAAGAATCGGAGTTCATAAATGGGATCACATCACAGCTCAGTGCTCCTGCATAA
- the LOC130726923 gene encoding GDSL esterase/lipase At1g29670-like produces MGFESKSWLVLPLLFLLASCWQKCVNGESQVPCLFIFGDSLSDSGNNNDLPTTAKSNYNPYGIDFPTGPTGRFTNCRTTIDIITQFLGFEDFIPPFANTSGSDILKGVNYASGSAGIRNESGTLSGACISLGSQLANHRVIVSQIAKKLGNREKAQQYLNRCLYYVNIGNNDYLNNYFLPQFYPTSSIYSPEQYAEALIEELSVNLLDLHDIGARKYVLVGLGLIGCTPYGIYTTGNGSCAEEENAAAFIFNDKLKSLVELFNNKLSATSKFIFINTTSIDQENTLVSGISVTDAACCSPGLLGECIPDEIPCYNRSDYVFWDEFHTTEAWNLLTAIKSYDTSSNQAFTYPLDIKHLVLEQDLKMELKFINGITSQLSGPT; encoded by the exons ATGGGTTTTGAGAGCAAGTCATGGTTGGTCTTGCCTCTTCTTTTCTTGCTTGCAAGCTGTTGGCAAAAATGTGTCAATGGAGAATCACAAGTTCCTTGCCTTTTTATATTTGGGGACTCTTTGTCTGATAGTGGAAACAACAATGACCTTCCAACCACTGCAAAATCTAACTACAATCCATATGGGATCGACTTCCCAACTGGCCCAACCGGAAGATTCACCAATTGCCGGACCACAATTGATATAATTA CTCAATTTCTGGGATTTGAGGATTTCATCCCTCCCTTTGCAAACACTAGTGGTTCGGACATACTTAAAGGTGTGAACTATGCATCTGGGTCAGCTGGAATTCGTAATGAGAGTGGCACGCTTTCG GGTGCTTGCATCAGCTTGGGATCACAGTTAGCAAATCACAGAGTCATAGTTTCCCAAATTGCCAAAAAACTTGGAAATCGTGAAAAAGCTCAACAATACCTTAACAGGTGCTTGTATTACGTGAACATAGGCAACAATGATTACTTAAACAATTACTTCCTTCCCCAATTTTACCCAACAAGCAGCATTTATAGTCCTGAGCAGTATGCAGAAGCTCTGATTGAAGAGTTATCTGTGAATTTACTG GATCTACATGACATTGGAGCAAGGAAATATGTGTTGGTTGGGCTGGGCCTTATAGGCTGCACTCCATATGGAATCTATACAACCGGAAACGGGTCTTGCGCTGAAGAGGAGAATGCTGCTGCATTCATTTTCAATGACAAGCTTAAATCTCTTGTGGAACTTTTCAATAACAAGTTATCTGCTACTTCCAAGTTCATCTTCATAAACACTACATCCATTGACCAAGAGAATACACTTG TCTCAGGTATTTCGGTGACTGATGCTGCTTGCTGTAGCCCGGGGTTGCTTGGAGAGTGTATTCCTGATGAAATACCATGCTATAATAGGAGTGATTATGTGTTTTGGGATGAATTTCATACCACAGAGGCTTGGAACCTACTCACCGCCATaaagtcttatgatacttcttCTAATCAAGCCTTCACCTACCCATTGGATATCAAGCACCTTGTTCTTGAGCAAGATCTTAAGATGGAATTGAAGTTCATAAATGGGATCACATCACAGCTCAGTGGCCCTACATAA